Within the Deinococcus aerolatus genome, the region GCGGCCTGACCCTGCGCGAGGAGCCCGCCCACCATGAGGCCTACGTCACCCTGACCCGGGCGCAGTTCGACTTTCCCGGCATCCTGGAGGCCTACGACGCCACCTGTGCCTACGCTGCGGCGCACGGCCAGGGCGGCCCGCTCAGCCCCCGCGAGGTCTACCCGCACGACTGGGACAGACTGGACGACACGGACCCGGTGGGCGACGTGGCATGGCCGTTCGTGCCGCAGCCGGGCTGAGCGGCGGGCTGGCGTGCACTGGAACCGCCGCCCGCAGATGTGCTGCCGGGCGGCGTCTTTCCTCTTGCCTGTTGCGCTCAGGGTCTAGAGCTACTGTCAAAAGAGCTGTTCACTGTTGACCGAACGGAGTGAGCAAATTTGGTTGAGGAGTTGGGACTTGCAAAGCTGCGGAGCAGAGAATGTAAGCGTCAGAAGTCTCTTTTGCTGACGCTTCCATTTACCCAAATCCTTTAGAAGCTGTCCCCGCCCCCAACCCGCACGGCCTGGTAGTACGCGTAGGCGGCGCTGTAACACGCCGGACGCTTGTACCAGCTTTTGGCAGCGCAGATGGCTTTCATGTTGGTGTAAAAGGCCTCGTCGGTGGTCTTGCGGTTGCTGTCGGTGCGCTGGTAGACCTTCAGGTTGCGGTAGCCAAAGTCATGGACGTTGCAGGCCGGGCGGAAATCCTCGCGGTAGCCCAGGCCCAGGCCGTCGGGGGCGCTGCAGCCGTCGCGGGTCCAGCTCAATCCGGGGTACGGGAGGCCGGTGAAGGCGTAGGCCGCGTACTGGTTGTTGTAGTTGCTCACGCTGCCCCAGCCGGTGCGTTTGATGTACGCCAGCCGATCACTGGCCAAGTCCTGCCCGGTCAGCGCGGGCACGCTGGGCAGGCTCAGGTCGGTGGGCCGCTCCCCGTAGGCCTCCTGCAGGGCCTCGAGCAGGCCCGGATCATCGCCGTACCGCTGCAAGATGGCCTGACTGCCGGCGTCCTGCAGCTCGGGGCGCTGGGCATAGGCATCGGCGGCGGTGGGGGAGGCCGCGCTGGAGGAGGCTGCATGGGGCGTAGTCTGACCACAGGCCATCAGGGTAAGGGACAGCAGGGCGGCGGGCAGCAGCAGTAGGCGCATGGGACTCTCCTAGAGGGGGATGGAACGGGGGCAGGCCGGGGCTGAATTGTGGATGGCCCTCATCTTAAGCCCCAGTCCGCCCCGGCGCTACCCCGGATGCCGCGCCGACGCGAAGGTCAGCTGCGCGCTGTCGTCTCCCGGCAGCTTCTCGTACTCGCCGTCCAGGCACAGTTCCCAGGAGCCGCGCTGATCGTGCCACTCGGTGTTGAGAATGTCGAGAAACTGCCCCCGGTGGGCGTCGTCCAGCACCGGGGCGATGACTTCCACCCGGCGGTCGAGGTTGCGGCTCATCAGGTCGGCGCTGCCGAAATAGATCTCGGGGTGTCCGGCGTTGCCGAAGGCATAGACGCGGGCGTGTTCCAGGTAGCGTCCCAGCAGGCTGCGCACGCGCACCGTTTCCGACAGGCCGGGCACGCCGGGCCGCAGGCAGCACACACCCCGGATGATCAGGTCAATGCGCACCCCGGCGGACGCCGCCGCGTACAGCGCGTCGATCATCGCCGGGTCGGTCAGGGAATTGACCTTGATGCGCGCCCAGGCATCAAGGCCCGCCCGGGCATTTCCGGCCTCGCGCTCCAGCAGGGCTTCCAGGCCACTGCGGGCGGTGTCGGGAGCCACCAGCATGTGGGTGTAGTCGGCCTCGGCGTAGCCGGTCAGGTGGTTGAACAGCTCGGCCACGTCCATGCCCAGTTCGGGATCGGCGGTCAGCAGGCTCAGGTCCGTGTACAGCCGGGCCGTCTTGGGGTTGTAGTTGCCGGTGCCGATATGCACGTAGCGGCGCAGCCCTCCCTCCTCGCGGCGCACCACCAGCGTGACCTTGGCGTGGGTCTTGAGGCCCGCCATGCCGTACACCACGTGCGCCCCGGCGCGTTCCAGCTTCCTGGCCCAGCTGATGTTGCGCTGCTCGTCGAAGCGGGCCTTGAGTTCGATCAGCGCCACCACCTGCTTGCCGTTCTCGGCGGCGTTTCGTAGCGCGGCCAGCAGGCGCGGGTCATCCCCGGTGCGGTACAGCGTCTGCTTGATCGCCAGCACCTGCGGGTCACGGCTGGCCTCCTCGATAAAGTCCAGGATGTTGGCAAAACCGTCGTAGGGGTGGTGCAGCAACACGTCCCCCTGACGCAGCGTGTCGAAGACCCCGTCCTCCTCGTCGCCGTCCAGATCAGGCACGGCAGGGGCGTAGGCCGCAAAGGCCAGATCAGGCCGCTCCACCGGCAGGCCCATCAGGTCAGCACTGCCCAGCGGGCCTTCCAGCAGGAAGATGTCCTCGGGGGCCAGCCGCAATCTCTCCTGCAGGAAGGTCACCAGCTTGATCGGCGTCTCGCGCACCACCTCCAGCCGCACCGCCGAGCCGAACCGGCGGCGGCGCAGCCCGTCCTCGATGGTGGCAAGCAGGTCCTCGGCCTCCTCCTCCTCGAACTCGTAGTCGGTGTTGCGGGTCACGCGGAAGACGTGGGCGGCCAGCACCTCGCGCCCCTTGAACAGTTCGCCGATGTGCGCGGCGATTACGTCTTCGAGCATCAGCAGGGCGTCGCCGATCACGACCACCCTGGGCAGCACGCCCACCGGCACCTTAACGCGCGCGAAATCGGTGTCGTCATGTCCGCCGCCGCGCAGCAGAATCGCCAGGTTCAGGCTGAGGTTGCTCAGGTACGGAAACGGGTGGCTGGGGTCCACCACCAGCGGTGTCAGCACCGGCTGAATCTCGGCCAGATAGTGTTCGCGCAGGCTGGCGCGGGCGCGCTTGCCCAGATCGGCCACGCGCGTCAGCTTGACGCCCTCGTCCATCAGCAGTTTCAGCACCTTGCGGGTGGTCTTCTCGATCTCGCGCAGCATGCTCTGGGTGCGTTCGCGCACCAGCGCCAGCGTCTCGCGCGGCGATAGGCCGTCCAGTCCCGGCGTGTTCACCCCCGCCGCGATCTGGCGGTGGATGCCCGCCACGCGCACCATGAAGAACTCGTCGAGGTTGCTGCCGCAGATGGCCGCGTATTTCAGGCGTTCCAGCGGCGGGTTGCGCACGTCACGCGCCTCGGCCAGCACGCGCTCGTTAAAGGCCAGCCACGACAGTTCGCGGTTCAGGTAGCGGCTCTCGACGTTGGCCACTGTGCTGTGCGTGCGCGTCTCGCCCAGCCCTTGCGGCTCCGGCTTCTTGCGGTGGCGCTTGGCCCTAGGGGGCGCGGGTTCAGTCAGGCTGGCGGGCGATTTGGCGCGGGACACAGGGGCAGCTCCTTTGGTCACAGACGGGTCGGGCTGAATCTGGACGGATCTTGAACATGAAAGGCCGGGGGAATCACGCGGCGCTCAGGGCATTAAAGCACCGATCCGCGTGAGTGACCCGGCATTCAGCTTGAGCGTTTATGGGCGAAACGGGGCGGTGTGAACCCTCTGTCCGTCGCTTCATGTGCCTAGAGGCACGGGCAAACACGCAAAAACCGTCTGACCGCAGGCAGACAGGGTGCTGCTGGGGGTCAGACGGTGGGGCGTTCTGCGGGCTAGACGCGCTTGAACAGCAGCGCCGCGTTCTGGCCGCCGAAGGCGAACGAATTGCTCAGCACGTAGTCCACCTGCTGTTCGCGCGCGCCCTCGGTGATGTAATCCAGGTCCAGCGCGGGATCGGGATCGGTCAGGTTGATGGTGGGAGGCAGAATGCCGTCCCTCAGCGCCTGCGCCACGGCAATCGCCTCGATGGCCCCCGCCGCGCCCAGCAGATGGCCGGTCATAGACTTGGTGGAGCTGACGGCCAGCTTCCTGGCGTGATCGCCGAACACGTGCTTGATGCCCTGCGTCTCGTACAGGTCATTGAAGTGCGTGCTGGTGCCGTGCGCGTTGACGTAGCCGACCTGCTCGGGGTTGACCCCTGCGGTGTTCAGGGCCATGCGCATCGCCACCTGTGCGCCGCGCCCTTCCGGGGCCGGCATGGTGATGTGGTGCGCGTCGGCGCTGGTGCCGTAGCCGACGATCTCGGCGTAGATGGTGGCTCCACGCGCCTTGGCCTTCTCGTACTCTTCCAGAATCAAGATGCCCGCGCCCTCGCCCAGCACGAAGCCGTCGCGGGTGGCGCTGAAGGGGCGGCTGGCGGTTTCGGGCGAGTCGTTGCGGGTGGACAGCGCTTTCATGTTGGAAAAGCCGCCCACGGCGATGCGAGTCACGGCGGCCTCGGTGCCGCCCGCGATCATCACGTCGGCCAGATCCAGCTGGATGTACCGCGCCGCGTCGCCAATCGAACCGGTGCCGGTGGCGCAGGCGGTGACCACGGTGCTGCTCGGTCCCGTCGCGCCGAATTTCATGGCAACGTGCCCGGTGGCCATGTTGGCGATCATCATGGGAATGAACATCGGGCTGATGCGCCCCGGCCCGCGCTCGTGCAGCACGGCGGCCTGGTCCTCAAAGGTCTTGACCCCGCCGATGCCGCTGCCCACCACCGTGCCGACGCGTTCGCCGCTCAACTCCTCGGCGCTCAGGCCGCTGTCCCGCGCCGCGAGTTCGGCGGCAGCCAGCGCCAGTTGCACGTAACGGTCCAGTTTGCGGGCCTCACGCGGATCGATGAAGTCGTCGAAGCTGCCCTTGACCTCACCTGCGATCTTGCTGGCGGTGTCGGAGGCGTCGAAATGCGTGATCGGCCCGATGCCACTGCGGCCTGCACGCTGCGCCTCGGCGTAGTCCGCCGCTCCCCAGCCGATGGGCGTCACCGGCCCCAGCCCCGTAATCACCACCCGTCTCAGTCCTGAAACGCCCATAATCTCCCTCCTCCTGAAATGAGGAACGGGGCCCCGGTGTGACCCGCGCCCCGTCTCTGTTCACTGTCCCCGCTCCGCCTCACGCCTCGCCGGGACAGGCGCGGTTACTGCTTGCCCTCGATGTAGTCGATGGCGGCCTGCACGGTGCGGATGTTCTCGGCGTCCTCATCGCTGATGGTCACGCCGAACTTGTCTTCCAGGCCCATGATCAGTTCCACCGTTTCCAGGCTGTCTGCGCCCAGGTCTTCCACGAAGCGGGCCTCGGGGTTCACCTTGTCCGCGTCCACACCCAGCTTGTCCACAATCACATCTTTCACGTCATCAAAAGTCGCCATGGTTGTTCCTCCTGTCCTTGAAGTGTCCTGCTTGAAATCTGTGCCAGTCTACACGGGCAGGCAGTGCGGGGCTACGTTGTTGAACGGGGTGTAAACGGCCGGGGGGCCGGGGCCACGTTCTTCCCGGCCCCCCGGCCCTCAGTGCGGGTTCAGTCCGCCGTCCACCCCGATGGTTTGCCCGGTGATGTACGCGGCCCCCTCGGAGGCCAGGAACGCCACCAGCGCGGCCACTTCCTCCGGCTGTCCCAGGCGGGCCAGGGGAATGTCTGCCAGGTAGCCCTTCCGCACGTCCTCGGTCAGCGTGGCGGTCATATCGGACTCGATGAATCCGGGGGCCACGGCGTTGACGGTGATGCCGCGCCCGCCGTATTCCTTGGCCAGCGCCTTGGTCAACCCGATCAGCCCGGCCTTGCTCGCGACGTAGTTGGCCTGTCCCGGATTGCCCGTCAGGCCCACCACGCTGGCAATGTTGACGATGCGCCCGGCGCGGGCGCGCATCATGTGCTTGATGGCCGCCCGGCACGCCGAGAACGCGCTGCTGAGGTTGGTCTGGATCACCGCGTCCCAGTCCTCGTCCTTCATGCGGATGGCCAGGCCATCGCGGGTGATGCCGGCGTTGTTGACCAGCACGTCAAGGCGGCCCATCTGCGCAATCACGTCCTCGACCAGCTTCCCGGCGTTGGCGGGCGTGGTCAGGTCTGCGCCGAACACCTCGGCACGGCCGCCGTGGGCGCGGGCCTCGTCGGCCACCTTCTCAGCCTCGGTGGCGTTGCGGCCGTAATGCACGGCGATGTCAAAGCCTTCGGCCGCCAGCTTCAGGGCCATCGCGCGGCCCAGGCCCCGGCTGCTGCCGGTCACGAGGGCGACGTTGCGGGTGGTTTCGGGGGTGGATGGGGTCATGGAGCCTCTTTTTTCAGAATGGCGGTGGTGGGGGTGCTGTCATTTGCTGCGCAGTCCCAGGTCCAGTTCGGGGCGCTTTCCCTGGACAGGCACAGCAGCGTCAGGGCGTCAGCGCCCGGGCGCTGAACGGTCAGCCGGGCCGACTCGGGCACGAAGGGGGATGGAGAGACGTCCTGTGCCTGGAGATAGGAGCGGGCCGAGCCGCCCATCACCGTGCCCGTGACCGTCACGGCGTCTGCTCCCAGTGTTCCGGTTCCCGCGACGCGGTACTGCGCGGCGGTGTCGTAGCTGGCTGTCTGCTCTAGGCGAAGGGCCTGGGCCGTAGCTCCCTGGCGGGCCAGCGTGCCGTCCACGTGCCCTGCAAAACGCTGGGGTGGTGGGAGTGGCAATGGTTCCCCGCCCGCAGAACGTGGCCGCTGCAGTCACCACCAACGCCAGAGCAAGTCTTTTCATAATGGATTTATTGTCCTCCCCCGGCGGCGTGAGGTACAACCTCGTCTGCATGGGCGGCCTCCTGGGCGGCATGGCCCAGCCTCGCCCGCACGCCACCCTCGTGGTGCCAGTTGTGCATCAGCGTGAACAGCAGCATCTCGCGCACGCTCAGCACGCCCAGTGCCGGATGGGGCATGGCCCAGGCGTCCAGTTCGGGGTCGGCCCAGCCTTCCAGGGCCTGAGCCAGCGCGTCCAGCGAGGCCCGGTACCGCTCCACCAGCGCCGCCTGGGTGCCCTCCGGCTGCGGCAGCCAGCGCCCGGACGCTCTGGCCCCGGTGGCGAGAACGGCATGGTAACTGTTCCGCACCTCGGCATAGTTTCGGGGGCGGTGCTGCGGCGGCAGCGCCTGAAGCCGGGCGCGCGCCACGCCCAGGCCGCCCGCCACCGGCCCATTCGAGCGGATCAGATGGTCGAGGTGGTGTGCGGGAGCCCACTGGTCCAGGGTGCCGTCCAGGAACACGGCGGCGTCCAGACCTGCAAAATAATGCCCGATCTCCCTGGCGGCCCCGTCCAGGGCCATCAGCAGCTCGTCGCGAGACACCGGGTCAAGCACAGGACTCACAGCTCGAACGCCTGGACGTCCGCCGCCGTTCCCACGTTGAGGGTTCTCGCCCCCGGCACGATGCGCCCCACCAGTCCGCTCAGGACCTTGCCGGGACCGAACTCGATAAAAGTGTCCACGCCCATGCCTGCCAGGGTCTCGATGGTTTCCACCCAGCGCACCGCGCCGGTGATCTGGCGTTCCAGCAGATCCGCCACGCGCTGGGGGTCGTCGTTCAGCCCCGCCGTCACGTTGGCCACCACCGGGAAGGCGAAGGGACCGTAGGCCGCCGCCTGCAAGTCGGGCGACAGGCCCAGGGCGGCGGGGGCCATCAGGGCGCAGTGAAACGGGGCGCTGACCTTCAGGGGGATGGCCTTCAGGCCGCGCGATTTCAGTTCGGCGCTGGCCTCGGCCACCGCTGCTGCCGTTCCGCTGATCACCGTCTGGGTGGGCGCGTTGAAATTGGCGGGCTGCACGCCCTCCAGACCGCCGCAGACCTCGGCCACCACCGCCGGATCGCCCATGATGGCGCTCATTGCCCCCTCGCCGGGAGCCACGGCCTGCTGCATCAGGGTGCCGCGCTGGCGGGTCAGGCGCAGGGCGTCACGCAGCGGCAGCACGCCGGCGGCCACCAGGGCGCTGTACTCGCCCAGCGAATGCCCGGCGGCCACCATCGGCGTCAGGCCCGTCCTGTCCTGCCACACCCGGTAGGCCGCGACGCTGGCGGCCACCAGGGCGGGCTGCTGGTTGGCGGTCAGGGTCAGGGCTTCAATCGGCCCGGTTTCGATCAGGGCGCGCAGGCCCGGCAGGGTGGCCTCGGCCTCGGCGTACACGGCCTCGGCCAGCGGGAAGGCGGCGGTCAGGTCGGCCCCCATACCCACCGCGTGCGAACCCTGACCGGGAAACAGGGCGGCGATCCTGGGACTCAAGCGCCCACCCCCGCCAGCGCGGAGGCCGCATCTGCCCGCAGGCTGGGCGCGCCGCCCCACCACTTCATTGTGCCGGCCACCCAGCTCAGGCCGCCGCCAAAGGCGATCAGCAGCAGTTGCTGGCTGTCCTGCACGCGCCCGTCCCGCACCGCCTCGTGCAGGGCGAGCGGCACAGTGGCGCTGGAGGTGTTGCCGTAACGGTCCAGATTCACCACCGTCTTGCTCATGGGAATGCCGAAACGCTCCACGGCGGCCTCGATGATCCGCACGTTGGCCTGATGGGGAATCACCCAGTCCACGTCGGCGCTGGTCAGGCCACTTTTTTGCAGTACCTTCTGGCCGCTGTCGCCCAGCACACGCACGGCGAACTTGAAGACCTCGCGTCCGTTCATGCCGACGCTCTGGCCCATCTCGAAGCCGCCGGGCAGGGTGGGGGCCACACAGCGCAGGTACAGGCTGGGTCCCCCTGCGCCGTCTGCCCCCATGATGAACTCCTGAAAGCCCAGGCCCTCCGGCACCGGACCCACCACCGCCGCGCCCGCGCCGTCGCCGAACAGGATGGCCGTGCCCCGGTCCTGCTGGTCCACGATCTTGCTCAGCGCCTCGGCCCCCACCACCAGCACGCGCCGCGCCACGCCGGACTGGATCAGGCCCGAGGCCACGCTCAGCGCGTACACGAAGCCGCTGCAGGCGGTGGACAGGTCAAAGGCCGCCGCGCCCGTCAGGCCCACCTGCATGGCGATCAGCGCGGCGGTGGACGGCATCAGCGCGTCGGGACTGACCGTGGCGCAGATCACTGCGTCCACCTCCTTCAGGGCGTCCGGGTCACGCGAGAGCATGTCGCGCACCGCGCCCACGCCCACGTCCGAGGTGTACTCGTCCGGCGCCGCGAAATGCCGCTCACGGATGCCGGTGCGCGACTCGATCCACTCGGCATTGGTGTCCATGTAGGCCTCGAAATGGGCGTTGGGCACAACCCGCTCGGGGGCGTAGCTGCCCAGGGCGGTGATGCCGATGCTGGGGCGGTTGGAAAAGACGCTCATGGCCGTCACGGTAGCATTCTTTGAACGGACGTTCAATGAATTGAGTCCAGCGTTTTCAGGTGGAGTCAGATTGGGTTGAGGCTCAAGGTGTCGGGAACAGGCAGGGCAGAAGCCTGGGCAAAACGCAGGGCGAGACCAGGACAGGGAAAGGGGCGCATCCCGCAGGACGCGCCCCCTCTCAATTTCTGAACTTCGGTGTTACTCGCTCTTGTTCTCGCCCTCGGTCTGCTCGGTCTGGGGCTGCTCGGCTTCGGCTGAGGTCGCCTCATCCTGGGCTGGAGCGGCCTCGTCCTGCTGGCCTTCCTGCTGCTGCTCGCCCTGCACGGGCTTGCTCAGCTGGGCCATGGCCTGCTGGAGGCCCTTCTCGCGCATCAGGCTGGCGTAGTAGGTGTTGATGCCGTCCGGCCCCAGCTGCTTGCTCAGTTCCTGGGGGTTCATGCCGTTGGCCTGCGCCAGGGCATTCATGGTCTGGTTGAACTCGGCGTCGCTGACCTGCACCTTCAGGTCCTCGGCCAGCTTTTCCAGCGCCAGGTCACGCTTGACGCGGCTCTCGGCGTTCTTGGACAGGTCGGCCATGAACTCGCCGAGCTTGCCCTGCTCCTGCATGAAGCTCTCGTACTCGCCCCACTTGACGCCCTGGCGGCCGAGGTCGTCCTTGATCTCCTCGAGCATGGCGTCGCGGCGGCGGTCCAGCAGCGCGGCAGGAATCTCAGCTTCCATGTTCTCGGTCAGATGGGTCACGAACTCCTCGCGGCGGGCGGTCTCGCCCTCCTGCGCGGCGCGGCGCTCCAGCTCGGCCTTCAGGTCGGTGCGCAGCCGCTCCAGGCTGTCGAAGTTCAGGCTCTTGGCGAAGTCGTCGTCCAGGTCCTGGGTCTTCTTGACCTTCACGTCCTGGATGACCACCGTGACGCTGTGCTCGGGGTGCTCGTGGTCGCCGTGCTGGTGGGCAGGCACGGTGATTTCCACGGTGTCGCCCTTGTTCTTGCCCAGCAGCGCCTCACGGACATGGGCCTCGGCGACGTCCAGGTAGATGGGGTAGGTGCCGCCGTCCTCGCCCTGCTCCTCCACGGTCACCTGATCGCTGGCCTCGATGGGCCGGTTGGCCTCCTCAAAGGTGGCGTTGCGCTCCTGCAGGTCACCCAGGGTGCGGTCCATGACGTCGTCGGTGATGGCGGGGGACTCGGCGCTGAGGCTCAGGCCGCTCCAGTCGCCCAGCTTCACTTCAGGATAGGTTTCGCCGGTGACCGTGAACTCGAACGGCTGGCCGTTGACCACCGGCTGGGGGTCGATGTTGGCGTCCACCAGGCTCAGCTGCAGTTCGCGGGCGGCCTGCGAGTAGTGGGTCTGAAGCAAGCGGTCGCGCACTTCCTGTTCCACGTAGCCCTTGCCCACGCGGCCCTCGATCACCTTGCGCGGGGCCTTGCCGGGGCGGAAGCCGGGAACGCGCACGTCGCGTGCGAGTCCGGACCACACCTGGTCATATGCACGGTTCACTTCGGAGGCGGGAACGGAAACCCTGAACTCCACCTTGTTGCCCTCTCTGCTGATCAGTTCTGCCACGTCATTTCTCCCGTTCGCTGTCCCGTGAGGCAAGAGGTCCAGTGGGGACCCCCGCCAGGGGCGCATTCCAGCTTTGATTTTTTGCCGTGCCGGCGGCGCTGCCCAGGGGTGCGGGGCCCGCGCTCACGCGGCATGCCGCCCGGCATCATAGTGCGTTTTGCCCCCCGGCGTACACCCATGCCGGTTGTCCCTTCTGCCACTGGCCCATCAGGGCAGCGGCGCGGCGGCCTCCCCGTGGGGGAAAAGGCCGCCGCGCCGCGTGTGCTGTGGTGCGAGGAAAGGGACTTGAACCCTCACATCCTATGGATACTAGATCCTAAGTCTAGTGCGTCTACCAGTTCCGCCATCCCCGCATGTGCTGCCCAGCCTAACATCCAGACCGGCCGAAGCTCAAAGAAAAATCCGGCCCTGACCCGTGTGGGCGAGAGCCGGATAAAAGTGGGGTGGATTAGGGGACTTGAACCCCCGGCCTCCGCTTCCACAGAGCGGCGCTCTAACCAACTGAGCTAAACCCACCGTACGTCCTGATCGCCGCAGCTCACAGGCCCACACATCCTAGGCGTCCTCAGCCGGGGTGTCAATGACCGCCGCTGGCCCTGCGCCTTCATCCTCGCCGTGCGCGTGCTGCAGCTTGCGCCAGCGCCCCTCCACCCGCGCTTCCCAGCCCTCACCGGTGGGCTGGTACAGCCCCAGCCGGACGCCGTCCGGCAGGTACGTCTGCGCGAACGAGCCGCCCGGATCGTCGAAGTAGTACGCGTAGCCCCTGCCGTAGCCCTGCTGGCGCATCAGCGCGGTGGGGGCGTTGCGCAGGTGCAGGGGCACCGGCAGCGTCTCGCCGTCGCGCACCGCGTCCAGCGCCCGTTTCCAGGCCACATACACGCTGTTGCTCTTGGGGGCCAGCGCCAGGTACACCACCGCCTGCGCCAGCGCCAGATCGCCCTCCGGACTGCCCAGGAACTCGGCGGTGTCGCGGGCGGCAATGCACAGCCGCAGCGCCTGCGGGTCCGCCAGCCCGATGTCCTCGGCGGCCATTCGCACGATCCGGCGGGCCACGTACAGCCCGTCGGCGCCGCCTTCGAGCATGCGGGCCAGCCAGTACAGCGCGCCGTCCACGTGGCTGCCGCGCACCGACTTGTGCAGTGCGGAGATCAGGTTGTAAAAATCCTCGCCGTTCTTGTCCATCTGCGGCAGGTGGCGGCCAAACGCCTCGGTCACGGCCTCGGGGGTGATGGGGCTGGCAAGGCTGCTGGCCACCTCCAGCGTGCTCAGGGCGCGGCGGGCGTCGCCGTCGGCCAGCCGGGCCAGCAGGTCCAGCGCCTCGTCGGTGGCCCCGGTGCCTGGCAGGCCGCGCGGGTCCGCAAGCGCCCGGTCCAGCAGCCCGCGCACCTCTTCCTGACTCAGGGCTTCGAGCACCAGCGTCCGCGCCCGCGATCTGAGCGCCGGATTGACCTCGAAACTGGGGTTCTCGGTGGTGGCCCCGATCAGGGTCAGGAGCCCGGATTCCACATGAGGCAGCAGCGCGTCCTGCTGGGCCTTGTTGAAGCGGTGAATCTCGTCCAGAAACAGGATGGTCTTCTGGCCCCGCCCCCGCAGGCGTTCGGCCTCGGCGGTGGCCTCGCGCACGTCCTTGACCCCGGCAGAAACGGCGGACAGCGCGATGAAATGTGCGCCCACCTCGCCGGCCAGCAGCCGCGCCAGCGTCGTCTTGCCCACGCCCGGCGGTCCCCACAGGATCAGTGACCCCAGCCGGCCCGACGCCAGCACCCTGGACAGCGGCTTGCCCGGCCCCAGCAGGTGCGTCTGACCCACCACCTCCGACACGGCGCGTGGGCGCAGGCGTTCGGCCAGCGGGGCGGGCGGGTCAAACAGGGTCATGGCGCCGAGGATAGTGGGTCCGGCGCGCGGCTTTGTGGACCGAACTGCGATTTATGCTGGGTGTATGGACTTTGCCAAGCAGGTGGAACTCGCCCGTTTTCCCGCCGGGGTGGTGG harbors:
- a CDS encoding phospholipase A2, translated to MRLLLLPAALLSLTLMACGQTTPHAASSSAASPTAADAYAQRPELQDAGSQAILQRYGDDPGLLEALQEAYGERPTDLSLPSVPALTGQDLASDRLAYIKRTGWGSVSNYNNQYAAYAFTGLPYPGLSWTRDGCSAPDGLGLGYREDFRPACNVHDFGYRNLKVYQRTDSNRKTTDEAFYTNMKAICAAKSWYKRPACYSAAYAYYQAVRVGGGDSF
- the ppk1 gene encoding polyphosphate kinase 1, which gives rise to MSRAKSPASLTEPAPPRAKRHRKKPEPQGLGETRTHSTVANVESRYLNRELSWLAFNERVLAEARDVRNPPLERLKYAAICGSNLDEFFMVRVAGIHRQIAAGVNTPGLDGLSPRETLALVRERTQSMLREIEKTTRKVLKLLMDEGVKLTRVADLGKRARASLREHYLAEIQPVLTPLVVDPSHPFPYLSNLSLNLAILLRGGGHDDTDFARVKVPVGVLPRVVVIGDALLMLEDVIAAHIGELFKGREVLAAHVFRVTRNTDYEFEEEEAEDLLATIEDGLRRRRFGSAVRLEVVRETPIKLVTFLQERLRLAPEDIFLLEGPLGSADLMGLPVERPDLAFAAYAPAVPDLDGDEEDGVFDTLRQGDVLLHHPYDGFANILDFIEEASRDPQVLAIKQTLYRTGDDPRLLAALRNAAENGKQVVALIELKARFDEQRNISWARKLERAGAHVVYGMAGLKTHAKVTLVVRREEGGLRRYVHIGTGNYNPKTARLYTDLSLLTADPELGMDVAELFNHLTGYAEADYTHMLVAPDTARSGLEALLEREAGNARAGLDAWARIKVNSLTDPAMIDALYAAASAGVRIDLIIRGVCCLRPGVPGLSETVRVRSLLGRYLEHARVYAFGNAGHPEIYFGSADLMSRNLDRRVEVIAPVLDDAHRGQFLDILNTEWHDQRGSWELCLDGEYEKLPGDDSAQLTFASARHPG
- the fabF gene encoding beta-ketoacyl-ACP synthase II, which produces MGVSGLRRVVITGLGPVTPIGWGAADYAEAQRAGRSGIGPITHFDASDTASKIAGEVKGSFDDFIDPREARKLDRYVQLALAAAELAARDSGLSAEELSGERVGTVVGSGIGGVKTFEDQAAVLHERGPGRISPMFIPMMIANMATGHVAMKFGATGPSSTVVTACATGTGSIGDAARYIQLDLADVMIAGGTEAAVTRIAVGGFSNMKALSTRNDSPETASRPFSATRDGFVLGEGAGILILEEYEKAKARGATIYAEIVGYGTSADAHHITMPAPEGRGAQVAMRMALNTAGVNPEQVGYVNAHGTSTHFNDLYETQGIKHVFGDHARKLAVSSTKSMTGHLLGAAGAIEAIAVAQALRDGILPPTINLTDPDPALDLDYITEGAREQQVDYVLSNSFAFGGQNAALLFKRV
- the acpP gene encoding acyl carrier protein codes for the protein MATFDDVKDVIVDKLGVDADKVNPEARFVEDLGADSLETVELIMGLEDKFGVTISDEDAENIRTVQAAIDYIEGKQ
- the fabG gene encoding 3-oxoacyl-[acyl-carrier-protein] reductase is translated as MTPSTPETTRNVALVTGSSRGLGRAMALKLAAEGFDIAVHYGRNATEAEKVADEARAHGGRAEVFGADLTTPANAGKLVEDVIAQMGRLDVLVNNAGITRDGLAIRMKDEDWDAVIQTNLSSAFSACRAAIKHMMRARAGRIVNIASVVGLTGNPGQANYVASKAGLIGLTKALAKEYGGRGITVNAVAPGFIESDMTATLTEDVRKGYLADIPLARLGQPEEVAALVAFLASEGAAYITGQTIGVDGGLNPH
- a CDS encoding DinB family protein, coding for MSPVLDPVSRDELLMALDGAAREIGHYFAGLDAAVFLDGTLDQWAPAHHLDHLIRSNGPVAGGLGVARARLQALPPQHRPRNYAEVRNSYHAVLATGARASGRWLPQPEGTQAALVERYRASLDALAQALEGWADPELDAWAMPHPALGVLSVREMLLFTLMHNWHHEGGVRARLGHAAQEAAHADEVVPHAAGGGQ
- the fabD gene encoding ACP S-malonyltransferase, translated to MSPRIAALFPGQGSHAVGMGADLTAAFPLAEAVYAEAEATLPGLRALIETGPIEALTLTANQQPALVAASVAAYRVWQDRTGLTPMVAAGHSLGEYSALVAAGVLPLRDALRLTRQRGTLMQQAVAPGEGAMSAIMGDPAVVAEVCGGLEGVQPANFNAPTQTVISGTAAAVAEASAELKSRGLKAIPLKVSAPFHCALMAPAALGLSPDLQAAAYGPFAFPVVANVTAGLNDDPQRVADLLERQITGAVRWVETIETLAGMGVDTFIEFGPGKVLSGLVGRIVPGARTLNVGTAADVQAFEL
- a CDS encoding beta-ketoacyl-ACP synthase III, whose product is MSVFSNRPSIGITALGSYAPERVVPNAHFEAYMDTNAEWIESRTGIRERHFAAPDEYTSDVGVGAVRDMLSRDPDALKEVDAVICATVSPDALMPSTAALIAMQVGLTGAAAFDLSTACSGFVYALSVASGLIQSGVARRVLVVGAEALSKIVDQQDRGTAILFGDGAGAAVVGPVPEGLGFQEFIMGADGAGGPSLYLRCVAPTLPGGFEMGQSVGMNGREVFKFAVRVLGDSGQKVLQKSGLTSADVDWVIPHQANVRIIEAAVERFGIPMSKTVVNLDRYGNTSSATVPLALHEAVRDGRVQDSQQLLLIAFGGGLSWVAGTMKWWGGAPSLRADAASALAGVGA